One genomic segment of Occultella kanbiaonis includes these proteins:
- the groES gene encoding co-chaperone GroES → MSVSIKPLEDRIVVKTLEAEQTTASGLVIPDTAKEKPQEGEVLAIGPGRVDDNGNRVPLDVAVGDTVIYSKYGGTEVKYAGEEFLILSARDILAVVEK, encoded by the coding sequence GTGTCGGTCTCCATCAAGCCGCTCGAGGACCGGATCGTCGTCAAGACGCTCGAGGCCGAGCAGACCACCGCGTCCGGTCTTGTCATCCCGGACACCGCCAAGGAGAAGCCCCAGGAGGGCGAGGTCCTGGCCATCGGCCCGGGCCGCGTCGACGACAACGGCAACCGCGTCCCGCTGGACGTCGCCGTTGGCGACACGGTGATCTACAGCAAGTACGGCGGTACCGAGGTCAAGTACGCGGGCGAGGAGTTCCTCATCCTGTCCGCGCGCGACATCCTCGCAGTCGTCGAGAAGTGA